The following proteins are co-located in the Streptomyces bottropensis ATCC 25435 genome:
- a CDS encoding response regulator — MTTRDRTDGRAGILLVDDMEDNLIALEAVLASLDEPLVRARSGEEAMKALLRQRFAVVLLDIRMPGMDGFETAAHIKRLDQTKDVPIIFLTGTDADAGYAFRGYATGAADYVTKPFDPWVLRAKVSVFLELHRKSRQLESLMTRRREHTEHLDARLAALDKQLAQSAPDLTEVRIQIQDLRQLVAGEAGEAGEHSP, encoded by the coding sequence ATGACCACTCGGGACCGGACCGACGGACGCGCGGGCATCCTCCTCGTCGACGACATGGAGGACAACCTGATCGCCCTGGAGGCCGTCCTGGCATCTCTCGACGAGCCGCTGGTACGGGCCCGTTCGGGCGAGGAGGCCATGAAGGCCCTCCTGAGGCAGCGCTTCGCCGTCGTCCTCCTCGACATCCGGATGCCCGGCATGGACGGCTTCGAGACCGCCGCCCACATCAAGCGCCTCGACCAGACCAAGGACGTCCCGATCATCTTCCTCACCGGCACGGACGCCGACGCCGGTTACGCCTTCCGCGGCTACGCCACCGGCGCGGCGGACTACGTCACCAAGCCCTTCGACCCCTGGGTGTTACGGGCGAAGGTGAGCGTCTTCCTGGAACTGCACCGCAAGAGCCGGCAGTTGGAGAGCCTGATGACGAGGCGGCGCGAACACACGGAACACCTCGACGCGCGCCTCGCGGCCCTGGACAAGCAACTGGCCCAGTCCGCCCCGGACCTGACGGAGGTCCGAATACAGATCCAGGACCTCCGTCAGCTGGTGGCAGGAGAGGCGGGAGAGGCGGGAGAGCACAGCCCGTGA
- a CDS encoding AMP-dependent synthetase/ligase — MSDTQTLIENRPPSMAALFLERVAATPEAEAFRYPVAPASGQGPSDWKSLNWAQAAERVNAIAAGLVELGVQPEQRIALSSATRIEWILCDLGIMCAGAANTTVYPQTNAEESAYILSDSGSRVLIAENAAQLDKAREKKAELPELAHVVVIDPEGADLSEDWVLSLADLEKRGAAYLEKNPDLIKEKVAAITKDQLATLIYTSGTTGRPKGVRLPHDNWAYMAKAIGATGLLEPADVQYLWLPLAHVMGKVLLAGHIEVGHITAVDGRVDKIIENLPVVRPTYMAAVPRIFEKVYNGVVGKARAGGPAKYKIFQWAAGVAREYAKVSQDNFRRTGTTSVPFGLEAKHKVADALVYKKLREAFGGRLRACVSGSVALAPEIGFFFAGAGIPILEGYGLTESSAASFLNPGEAFRTGTVGKPLPGTEVRIADDGEILLRGPGIMEGYHGLPEKTEEVLEADGWFHTGDIGELSPDGYLRITDRKKDLFKTSGGKYIAPTEIEGQFKALCPFTSNVMVIGADRNFCTALIALDELSLQGWAAENGLAGKSYEEIISAPATVEMIEGHVAQLNEGLQRWQTIKKFRLLPRDLDVEHGELTPSLKLKRPVVEKEYQHLIDEMYAGAREA, encoded by the coding sequence GTGAGCGACACACAGACCCTGATCGAGAACCGCCCGCCGTCCATGGCGGCCCTCTTCCTGGAGCGCGTGGCGGCCACACCGGAGGCCGAGGCCTTCCGCTACCCCGTGGCGCCGGCCTCGGGCCAGGGCCCGTCGGACTGGAAGTCGCTGAACTGGGCCCAGGCGGCCGAACGGGTCAACGCCATCGCGGCCGGCCTCGTCGAGCTGGGCGTACAGCCGGAGCAGCGCATCGCCCTGTCCTCGGCCACCAGGATCGAGTGGATCCTGTGCGACCTCGGCATCATGTGCGCGGGCGCGGCCAACACCACGGTCTACCCGCAGACGAACGCCGAGGAATCCGCGTACATCCTGTCCGACTCCGGCAGCCGGGTCCTCATCGCCGAGAACGCGGCGCAGCTCGACAAGGCCCGCGAGAAGAAGGCCGAGCTGCCCGAGCTGGCCCATGTCGTCGTCATCGACCCCGAGGGCGCGGACCTCTCCGAGGACTGGGTGCTCTCCCTGGCCGACCTGGAGAAGCGCGGCGCCGCGTACCTGGAGAAGAACCCCGACCTGATCAAGGAGAAGGTCGCGGCGATCACCAAGGACCAGCTCGCCACCCTCATCTACACCTCGGGCACCACGGGCCGCCCCAAGGGGGTCCGGCTTCCGCACGACAACTGGGCGTACATGGCGAAGGCCATCGGCGCGACCGGTCTGCTCGAACCGGCGGACGTGCAGTACCTGTGGCTGCCGCTCGCGCACGTCATGGGCAAGGTGCTCCTGGCCGGACACATCGAGGTCGGGCACATCACCGCCGTCGACGGCCGGGTCGACAAGATCATCGAGAATCTGCCGGTCGTGCGGCCGACCTACATGGCGGCCGTGCCGCGCATCTTCGAGAAGGTCTACAACGGCGTCGTCGGCAAGGCGCGCGCGGGCGGCCCGGCCAAGTACAAGATCTTCCAGTGGGCGGCCGGGGTCGCCCGCGAGTACGCCAAGGTCAGCCAGGACAACTTCCGGCGCACGGGCACCACGTCCGTCCCGTTCGGGCTGGAGGCCAAGCACAAGGTCGCCGACGCGCTGGTCTACAAGAAGCTGCGTGAGGCGTTCGGCGGCCGGCTGCGCGCCTGTGTCTCGGGTTCGGTCGCGCTGGCGCCCGAGATCGGCTTCTTCTTCGCCGGCGCGGGCATCCCGATCCTGGAGGGCTACGGCCTCACCGAGTCCTCCGCCGCGTCCTTCCTCAACCCGGGCGAGGCCTTCCGTACGGGCACGGTGGGCAAGCCGCTGCCCGGTACGGAGGTGCGTATCGCGGACGACGGCGAGATCCTGCTGCGTGGCCCCGGCATCATGGAGGGCTACCACGGGCTGCCGGAGAAGACCGAGGAGGTCCTGGAGGCCGACGGGTGGTTCCACACCGGTGACATCGGGGAGTTGTCGCCCGACGGGTACCTGCGGATCACCGACCGCAAGAAGGACCTGTTCAAGACGTCCGGCGGCAAGTACATCGCGCCGACCGAGATCGAGGGGCAGTTCAAGGCGCTCTGCCCGTTCACGTCCAACGTCATGGTGATCGGCGCCGACCGCAACTTCTGCACCGCGCTCATCGCCCTCGACGAGCTGTCCCTCCAGGGCTGGGCCGCGGAGAACGGGCTGGCGGGCAAGTCCTACGAGGAGATCATCTCGGCGCCGGCGACGGTGGAGATGATCGAGGGGCATGTCGCCCAGCTGAACGAGGGACTGCAGCGGTGGCAGACGATCAAGAAGTTCCGGCTGCTGCCGCGGGATCTCGATGTCGAGCACGGTGAGCTGACACCGAGCCTGAAGCTGAAGCGGCCGGTGGTGGAGAAGGAGTACCAGCACCTCATCGACGAGATGTACGCGGGCGCTCGGGAGGCGTAG
- the lepA gene encoding translation elongation factor 4 — protein MPAIPSHVPEPSRTDPALIRNFCIIAHIDHGKSTLADRMLQLTGVVEQRQMRAQYLDRMDIERERGITIKSQAVRLPWAPTDDPGTTHILNMIDTPGHVDFTYEVSRSLAACEGTVLLVDAAQGIEAQTLANLYLAMENDLKIIPVLNKIDLPAAQPEKFSEELANLIGCDPADVLKVSAKTGLGVEALLDRVVAEVPAPIGVQNAPARAMIFDSVYDSYRGVVTYVRVIDGQLNKRERIRMMSTGATHELLEIGVSAPEMKAADGLGVGEVGYLITGVKDVRQSKVGDTITTLHKGATEALGGYKDPKPMVFSGLYPLDGSDYPELRDALDKLQLNDAALVYEPETSAALGFGFRVGFLGLLHLDVIRERLEREFGLDLIATAPNVVYRVVMEDGAEHTVTNPSEFPEGKIDAVYEPVVRATILAPSEFIGSIMELCQTRRGTLLGMDYLSEDRVEIRYTLPLAEIVFDFFDQLKSKTRGYASLDYEPTGEQSSSLVKVDILLHGDKVDAFSAVTHKDAAYAYGVRLVAKLRELIPRQAFEVPIQAAIGSRVIARETIRAIRKDVLAKCYGGDISRKRKLLEKQKEGKKRMKMVGSVEVPQEAFIAVLSSDDSAGSGKGKK, from the coding sequence GTGCCCGCGATCCCTAGCCATGTGCCCGAGCCGAGCCGTACCGACCCGGCTCTGATCCGCAACTTCTGCATCATCGCGCACATCGACCACGGCAAGTCCACGCTCGCCGACCGGATGCTCCAGCTGACCGGTGTGGTCGAGCAGCGGCAGATGCGTGCTCAGTACCTCGACCGCATGGACATCGAGCGTGAGCGTGGCATCACGATCAAGTCCCAGGCGGTGCGTCTGCCCTGGGCGCCGACCGATGATCCGGGCACCACGCACATCCTCAACATGATCGACACGCCTGGGCACGTCGACTTCACGTACGAGGTCTCGCGGTCGCTGGCGGCCTGCGAGGGGACGGTCCTCCTCGTCGACGCGGCTCAGGGCATCGAGGCCCAGACCCTCGCCAACCTCTACCTGGCGATGGAGAACGATCTCAAGATCATCCCCGTGCTGAACAAGATCGACCTGCCGGCCGCCCAGCCGGAGAAGTTCAGCGAGGAGCTCGCCAACCTCATCGGCTGTGACCCGGCGGACGTGCTCAAGGTCTCCGCCAAGACCGGTCTGGGCGTGGAGGCGCTGCTGGACCGGGTCGTCGCCGAGGTCCCGGCCCCGATCGGCGTCCAGAACGCGCCCGCGCGGGCCATGATCTTCGACTCGGTGTACGACTCCTACCGCGGTGTCGTGACGTACGTGCGTGTCATCGACGGGCAGCTCAACAAGCGTGAGCGGATCCGCATGATGTCCACCGGCGCGACCCACGAGCTGCTGGAGATCGGCGTCTCGGCCCCGGAGATGAAGGCGGCCGACGGCCTCGGGGTCGGCGAGGTCGGCTATCTGATCACCGGTGTGAAGGACGTCCGTCAGTCCAAGGTCGGTGACACGATCACCACCCTGCACAAGGGTGCCACCGAGGCGCTCGGCGGTTACAAGGACCCGAAGCCGATGGTCTTCTCGGGTCTGTATCCGCTGGACGGCTCCGACTACCCCGAGCTGCGCGACGCCCTCGACAAGCTCCAGCTCAACGATGCCGCGCTGGTGTACGAGCCGGAGACCTCCGCCGCGCTCGGCTTCGGTTTCCGCGTCGGCTTCCTCGGTCTGCTGCACCTGGACGTGATCCGTGAGCGGCTGGAGCGCGAGTTCGGGCTCGATCTGATCGCCACCGCTCCGAACGTGGTCTACCGCGTCGTCATGGAGGACGGCGCGGAGCACACGGTCACCAACCCGAGCGAGTTCCCCGAGGGGAAGATCGACGCCGTGTACGAGCCCGTCGTACGCGCCACGATCCTCGCGCCCTCCGAGTTCATCGGCTCGATCATGGAGCTGTGCCAGACCCGGCGCGGCACTTTGCTCGGCATGGACTACCTCTCCGAGGACCGGGTCGAGATCCGCTACACGCTCCCGCTCGCGGAGATCGTCTTCGACTTCTTCGACCAGCTGAAGTCGAAGACGCGCGGCTACGCCTCCCTGGACTACGAGCCCACCGGTGAGCAGAGCTCCAGCCTGGTCAAGGTCGACATCCTGCTGCACGGCGACAAGGTGGACGCCTTCTCGGCCGTCACCCACAAGGACGCCGCCTACGCCTACGGTGTGCGGCTGGTGGCCAAGCTGCGCGAGCTGATCCCGCGGCAGGCCTTCGAGGTGCCCATCCAGGCCGCGATCGGGTCGCGGGTCATCGCCCGCGAGACCATCCGCGCCATCCGCAAGGACGTCCTCGCCAAGTGCTACGGCGGTGACATCTCCCGGAAGCGGAAGCTGCTGGAGAAGCAGAAGGAGGGCAAGAAGCGGATGAAGATGGTGGGCTCTGTGGAGGTTCCGCAGGAGGCCTTCATCGCCGTTCTGTCCAGCGACGACAGTGCCGGCAGCGGCAAGGGCAAGAAGTAG
- the rpsT gene encoding 30S ribosomal protein S20, which yields MANIKSQIKRNKTNEKARLRNKAVKSSLKTAIRKAREAAAAGDVEKATEYQRAAARQLDKAVSKGVIHKNQAANKKSALASKVVALKG from the coding sequence GTGGCGAACATCAAGTCCCAGATCAAGCGGAACAAGACCAACGAGAAGGCGCGCCTTCGCAACAAGGCCGTCAAGTCGTCGCTCAAGACCGCGATCCGCAAGGCTCGCGAGGCCGCTGCCGCGGGTGACGTCGAGAAGGCCACCGAGTACCAGCGCGCTGCCGCGCGCCAGCTCGACAAGGCCGTCTCGAAGGGCGTCATCCACAAGAACCAGGCCGCCAACAAGAAGTCGGCGCTTGCTTCCAAGGTCGTGGCCCTCAAGGGCTGA
- the holA gene encoding DNA polymerase III subunit delta, which produces MAKKTANDDPLAPVTLAVGQEELLLDRAVQVVVAAARAADADTDVRDLSSDQLQPGTLAELTSPSLFAERKVVVVRNAQDLSADTVKDVKAYLGAPAEEITLVLLHAGGAKGKALLDAARKVGAREVACPKMTKPGDRLAFVRGEFRTLGRSATPEACQALVDAIGSDLRELAAAASQLVADAEGTIDEAVVGRYYTGRAEASSFEVADRAVEGRAAEALEALRWSLATGVAPVLITSALAQGVRAIGKLSSARGGRPGDLARELGMPPWKIDRVRQQMRGWTPDGVAVALRAVAEADAGVKGGGDDPEYALEKAVVVIARAARSRRG; this is translated from the coding sequence ATGGCCAAGAAGACTGCGAATGACGATCCTCTCGCCCCCGTGACGCTTGCCGTGGGACAGGAGGAGCTGCTGCTCGACCGCGCCGTGCAGGTGGTGGTGGCCGCCGCGCGGGCCGCGGACGCCGACACGGACGTACGGGATCTGTCCTCGGACCAGTTGCAGCCCGGCACGCTCGCCGAGCTGACGAGTCCGTCGCTCTTCGCGGAGCGGAAGGTCGTGGTCGTACGCAATGCGCAGGATCTCTCGGCCGACACCGTCAAGGACGTGAAGGCGTATCTGGGGGCCCCTGCCGAGGAGATCACCCTGGTGCTGTTGCACGCGGGGGGTGCCAAGGGGAAGGCGCTGCTGGACGCGGCGCGCAAGGTGGGGGCACGGGAGGTGGCGTGCCCGAAGATGACGAAGCCGGGGGATCGGCTGGCGTTCGTGCGGGGAGAGTTCCGCACGCTCGGGCGGTCCGCGACTCCCGAGGCGTGCCAGGCGCTCGTCGACGCGATCGGGAGTGATCTGCGGGAGCTGGCGGCCGCGGCGTCGCAGTTGGTCGCGGATGCCGAGGGGACGATCGACGAGGCGGTTGTCGGGCGGTACTACACGGGGCGGGCCGAGGCGTCGAGCTTCGAGGTGGCCGACCGGGCCGTCGAGGGGCGGGCGGCGGAGGCGTTGGAGGCGCTGCGGTGGTCGTTGGCGACGGGGGTGGCGCCGGTGTTGATCACCAGTGCGTTGGCTCAGGGGGTGCGGGCGATCGGGAAGCTGTCGTCGGCGCGGGGTGGGCGGCCGGGGGATCTCGCGCGGGAGTTGGGGATGCCGCCGTGGAAGATCGATCGGGTGCGGCAGCAGATGCGGGGGTGGACGCCGGACGGGGTGGCTGTGGCGTTGCGGGCGGTGGCTGAGGCGGATGCGGGGGTGAAGGGCGGGGGGGATGATCCCGAGTACGCGTTGGAGAAGGCGGTTGTGGTGATCGCTCGGGCGGCTCGGTCTCGTCGGGGCTGA
- a CDS encoding arylamine N-acetyltransferase family protein produces the protein MDTSEFDAYLRRLGAERPARPTADVLRELHLRHLRAVPFENLSIHLGEEIVLEEKRLLDKVVGRRRGGFCYELNGLFGALLAALGFDVTLLAARVYDEQERLGIPYDHLALRVGTVDGGDWLVDVGFGANSHCPLEFGNREEQKDPGGTFRVAQADGQSGGRDFGDLDVFRDGKPQYRLEVRPRVLGDFVAGAWWHSTSPASHFTRSLVCSRVAEDGGRSTLSGRTLTVTSAEGDREVTEPATDGEVLAVYRERFGIELGRVPEVGDGRGSLG, from the coding sequence ATGGACACCTCAGAGTTTGACGCCTACCTTCGCCGCCTCGGAGCCGAGCGGCCGGCCCGGCCCACGGCCGACGTGCTGCGTGAACTGCACCTGCGCCATCTGCGGGCGGTGCCGTTCGAGAACCTGTCGATCCACCTGGGTGAGGAGATCGTCCTGGAGGAGAAGCGGCTGCTGGACAAGGTGGTGGGGCGACGCAGAGGCGGGTTCTGTTACGAACTGAACGGGTTGTTCGGGGCACTGCTCGCGGCGCTCGGATTCGACGTGACGCTGCTCGCGGCGCGGGTGTACGACGAGCAGGAGCGGCTCGGCATCCCGTACGACCATCTCGCGCTGCGGGTAGGGACGGTGGACGGGGGTGACTGGCTGGTCGATGTCGGGTTCGGGGCGAACAGCCACTGTCCGCTGGAGTTCGGGAATCGGGAGGAGCAGAAGGATCCGGGAGGCACGTTCCGGGTGGCCCAGGCGGACGGACAGAGCGGGGGGCGGGACTTCGGGGACCTGGACGTGTTCCGGGACGGCAAGCCGCAGTACCGGCTGGAGGTGCGGCCGAGGGTCCTCGGGGACTTCGTGGCCGGGGCCTGGTGGCACAGCACCTCACCGGCCTCCCACTTCACCCGGTCTCTCGTCTGCTCCCGGGTCGCCGAGGACGGCGGCCGCAGCACGCTCAGCGGCCGCACCCTCACGGTCACCTCGGCGGAGGGCGACCGGGAGGTGACCGAGCCGGCGACGGACGGGGAGGTGCTGGCCGTGTACCGGGAGCGGTTCGGGATCGAGCTGGGGCGGGTGCCGGAGGTGGGGGACGGGAGGGGGAGCTTGGGGTAG
- a CDS encoding ComEC/Rec2 family competence protein, with translation MHAASGTRLGDAHPRQEGPTDLRLVPPALAAWGTAALMVHASPGWVTGVVVICLVVGSALLVLRPRPGRADGPVRGGTGARTRMSVAAVLLCAGAAAASAGLHGADLRRGPVPALAEQYARVTAEVRLTADPRLTRPRIKGNHAAPAAVLLQAEVRRVRGPDGTVVRTRTPVLVMVDVDERSGRASWLSLLPSTRVRIAARVAPAMVGGDRVAAVLRVRGGGAPVVTEEPSAVQRLAGRLRAGLREATDGLDADARALLPGFVVGDTSRVPAELDEAFKATDLTHLLAVSGANFTILLALFIGPPGLAQRAERRGLAPRLGISLRATALAGGALTLGFVIVCRPEPSVVRAAACGAIALLAIATGRRRSLVPALATAVLLLVLYDPWLARSYGFLLSVLATGALLTLAPRWSAALQRRRVPPRPAEALAAAGAAQAVCAPVVAVLSAKVSLVAVPCNLLAEFAVAPATVLGFATLATAPVAMPVAECFAWCASWPAGWIADIARTGASLPGAGVDWPGSWTGALLLVLVTVVVLLIGRRLLSHPYLVGACLLAFLLVVVQPPPLTRVITGWPPPGWHLVMCDVGQGDASVLAAGDGAGVVVDAGPDPVSVDRCLTALGITRIPLVVLTHFHADHVMGLPGVLRGRAVGAIAATGFEEPVEQAEFVRREAAYRRIPLTRAVAGEERRTGSLTWRVLWPPADAAAPDGPNDASVTMLVRSAGLTLLLLGDLEPPGQRELAGSPEAAALGAVDVVKVAHHGSAYQDPGLIRAMAPRLALISVGADNPYGHPAPSTVAALRAGGATVLRTDEDGAIAVAGTAKELLVARD, from the coding sequence GTGCACGCGGCCTCCGGCACCCGGCTCGGCGACGCCCACCCCAGACAGGAGGGACCGACGGACCTGCGTCTCGTGCCCCCGGCGTTGGCCGCGTGGGGGACGGCGGCGCTCATGGTGCATGCCTCGCCCGGCTGGGTCACGGGAGTGGTCGTGATCTGCCTGGTGGTGGGCTCGGCCCTGCTGGTCCTTCGGCCCAGGCCGGGGCGTGCGGACGGGCCGGTACGGGGTGGGACCGGGGCTCGGACGAGGATGTCCGTCGCCGCTGTGCTGCTCTGTGCCGGAGCGGCCGCCGCTTCCGCCGGACTGCACGGGGCGGATCTGCGGCGGGGGCCCGTCCCCGCTCTGGCCGAGCAGTACGCCCGGGTGACCGCGGAGGTCCGGCTGACGGCCGACCCACGGCTCACCCGCCCCCGCATCAAGGGCAACCACGCGGCCCCGGCCGCCGTGCTCCTCCAGGCCGAGGTACGCCGGGTGCGGGGCCCGGACGGGACGGTCGTGCGGACACGCACACCGGTGCTGGTCATGGTCGACGTGGACGAGCGGTCCGGTCGAGCGTCGTGGCTCTCGCTTCTGCCGTCCACGCGGGTGCGGATCGCGGCGCGGGTCGCGCCGGCCATGGTCGGCGGCGACCGGGTGGCCGCCGTGCTGCGGGTGCGGGGCGGTGGGGCGCCGGTGGTGACGGAGGAGCCGAGCGCCGTGCAGCGGCTCGCGGGACGGCTGCGCGCGGGACTGCGGGAGGCGACCGACGGGCTGGACGCCGACGCGCGGGCGTTGCTGCCGGGGTTCGTCGTCGGGGACACCTCGCGGGTCCCGGCCGAGCTGGACGAGGCGTTCAAGGCGACCGATCTCACGCACCTCCTCGCCGTCAGCGGGGCCAACTTCACGATTCTCTTGGCCCTGTTCATCGGACCGCCGGGGTTGGCACAGCGGGCCGAGCGACGGGGACTCGCACCCCGGCTCGGCATCTCTCTGCGGGCGACCGCGCTGGCGGGTGGTGCGCTGACGCTCGGGTTCGTGATCGTGTGCCGGCCGGAACCCAGCGTGGTGCGGGCCGCCGCGTGCGGTGCGATCGCGCTGCTGGCCATCGCGACGGGACGTCGCAGGTCCCTCGTCCCCGCGCTGGCGACGGCGGTCCTGCTGCTGGTCCTGTACGACCCGTGGCTGGCCCGCAGTTACGGCTTCCTGCTGTCCGTCCTCGCGACCGGAGCCCTGCTCACCCTCGCCCCGCGCTGGAGCGCCGCGCTCCAGCGGCGCCGGGTGCCACCGCGTCCGGCCGAGGCGCTGGCCGCGGCGGGGGCCGCGCAGGCGGTGTGCGCGCCGGTCGTCGCCGTGTTGTCGGCCAAGGTGAGCCTGGTGGCGGTGCCGTGCAACCTGCTGGCGGAGTTCGCGGTGGCCCCGGCCACGGTGCTGGGGTTCGCCACGCTGGCGACGGCCCCGGTGGCGATGCCCGTCGCCGAGTGCTTCGCCTGGTGCGCGAGTTGGCCCGCCGGCTGGATCGCGGACATCGCCCGCACCGGGGCGTCGCTGCCCGGCGCGGGCGTGGACTGGCCGGGCAGCTGGACCGGTGCGCTGCTCCTCGTCCTGGTCACCGTGGTGGTCCTCCTGATCGGGCGGCGCCTCCTCAGCCACCCGTATCTGGTGGGAGCCTGCCTGCTGGCCTTTCTGTTGGTCGTGGTGCAGCCACCGCCCCTGACCAGGGTGATCACGGGGTGGCCGCCGCCGGGTTGGCACCTGGTGATGTGCGATGTGGGGCAAGGGGACGCGAGCGTCCTCGCGGCGGGCGACGGCGCCGGCGTGGTCGTGGACGCCGGTCCCGATCCGGTGTCGGTCGACCGCTGCCTCACGGCACTCGGCATCACCCGGATCCCGCTCGTGGTCCTCACCCACTTCCACGCCGACCACGTGATGGGGCTGCCGGGAGTGCTGCGAGGGCGTGCGGTGGGGGCGATCGCGGCGACCGGCTTCGAGGAGCCTGTGGAACAGGCCGAGTTCGTGCGCAGGGAGGCGGCGTACCGGCGGATCCCGCTGACCCGGGCCGTGGCCGGGGAGGAGCGGCGCACGGGCAGCCTCACCTGGCGGGTGCTGTGGCCACCGGCCGACGCCGCCGCGCCGGACGGGCCGAACGACGCCAGCGTGACCATGCTCGTCCGCTCGGCCGGGCTGACCCTGCTGCTCCTGGGCGACCTGGAGCCTCCGGGCCAGCGGGAACTGGCGGGATCACCGGAGGCCGCGGCGCTGGGAGCCGTGGACGTGGTGAAGGTCGCCCACCATGGTTCGGCCTACCAGGACCCTGGACTGATACGTGCGATGGCTCCACGGCTGGCCCTCATCTCGGTCGGCGCGGACAACCCGTACGGTCACCCGGCGCCCAGTACGGTCGCCGCGCTGCGGGCCGGGGGCGCCACGGTGCTGCGTACGGACGAGGACGGCGCGATCGCTGTCGCGGGCACGGCGAAGGAGTTGCTCGTGGCGCGAGACTGA
- a CDS encoding ComEA family DNA-binding protein: MRGDVDVDEITETAETAETIEIVEIAEEQAVVVGREDAVTGRTAGADRFATGRDVGFGEADRAVRGAWRERMGPALRERLPLWLQVRCATERKSVVALSVVLVVAAVFAAQHFWTGRTQTVSAPEVVRAGAPGASGGPAASYGEPGDGRAAAVPDASAGAVASTGPSIVVDVGGKVRRPGIQRLPAGSRVADALRAAGGVRPGARTDGLNRARILVDGEQVLVGRPMPVSGPGAMPGAGAVGAGGAVTGAAPTTPVSLNTATADQLDTLPGVGPVLAQHIIDHRTRHGGFRSVDELREVNGIGDRRFADLRDLVQP; the protein is encoded by the coding sequence GTGCGTGGTGACGTCGATGTCGATGAGATCACCGAGACCGCCGAGACCGCCGAGACCATCGAGATCGTCGAGATCGCCGAGGAGCAAGCCGTCGTCGTCGGCAGGGAAGACGCCGTCACCGGCAGGACCGCTGGGGCGGACAGGTTCGCGACCGGTCGTGACGTCGGCTTCGGAGAAGCCGATCGTGCGGTCAGGGGTGCGTGGCGGGAGCGGATGGGGCCGGCCCTGCGGGAGCGGTTGCCGCTGTGGTTGCAGGTGCGCTGTGCCACCGAACGCAAGAGCGTGGTCGCGCTGAGCGTGGTGCTGGTCGTCGCGGCGGTGTTCGCGGCCCAGCACTTCTGGACGGGCCGGACCCAGACCGTGAGCGCGCCGGAGGTGGTGCGGGCGGGTGCCCCAGGCGCTTCGGGGGGCCCGGCGGCCTCGTACGGTGAGCCGGGGGACGGCCGGGCGGCGGCGGTGCCGGACGCCTCGGCCGGTGCGGTCGCCTCGACGGGGCCCTCGATCGTGGTGGACGTCGGCGGAAAGGTCCGCCGGCCGGGCATCCAACGGCTGCCGGCCGGCTCCCGGGTCGCCGACGCGCTACGGGCGGCGGGCGGTGTCCGGCCGGGGGCGAGGACCGACGGGCTCAACCGTGCCCGAATCCTCGTGGACGGCGAGCAGGTCCTGGTCGGACGTCCGATGCCGGTGTCCGGGCCAGGCGCGATGCCCGGGGCGGGTGCGGTCGGGGCCGGTGGCGCCGTCACCGGGGCCGCGCCCACGACCCCCGTCTCCCTCAACACCGCCACCGCCGACCAGTTGGACACCCTGCCCGGCGTCGGACCCGTCCTCGCCCAGCACATCATCGACCACCGCACCCGCCACGGCGGCTTCCGCTCGGTCGACGAACTGCGCGAGGTGAACGGCATCGGGGACCGTCGCTTCGCCGACCTGCGCGACCTCGTACAGCCGTGA
- a CDS encoding DegV family protein — protein sequence MSRHVAIVTDSTAYLPPPAMERHGIIAVPLTVVLGDQAFDEGTEISARSLALALQKRRSVTTSRPSPELFAETYRRVAETGATGIVSLHLSAEFSGTYDAAVLAARDAPVPVRVVDTGMVAMALGFCALTAAESAEAGGTVDEAVTAAEKRAAGTSAFFYVDTLDYLRRGGRIGAAQALFGSALAVKPLLQLDGGRIEMLEKVRTASRAIARLEEIVAERAGSAPVDIAVHHLAAPERASALADRLRSRVPGLADLHVSEVGAVIGAHTGPGLLGVVVSPR from the coding sequence ATGTCCCGCCATGTCGCGATCGTCACCGATTCCACGGCCTACCTGCCGCCGCCGGCGATGGAGCGTCACGGCATCATCGCGGTGCCCCTGACCGTGGTCCTCGGCGACCAGGCGTTCGACGAGGGTACCGAGATCTCCGCACGTTCCCTGGCCCTGGCGCTGCAGAAGCGACGGTCCGTCACCACCTCGCGCCCCAGCCCCGAACTGTTCGCCGAGACCTACCGCAGGGTCGCGGAGACGGGCGCCACGGGCATCGTCTCCCTCCACCTCTCCGCCGAGTTCTCGGGCACCTACGACGCGGCCGTGCTCGCGGCCCGCGACGCGCCCGTGCCGGTGCGCGTGGTCGACACCGGGATGGTCGCGATGGCCCTCGGGTTCTGCGCCCTGACCGCCGCCGAGTCCGCCGAGGCGGGCGGCACGGTGGACGAGGCCGTCACGGCCGCCGAGAAACGGGCCGCGGGGACGTCCGCATTCTTCTACGTCGACACCCTGGACTATCTCCGCCGGGGTGGACGGATCGGCGCGGCCCAGGCGCTGTTCGGTTCCGCGCTGGCCGTCAAGCCGCTGCTGCAGCTCGACGGTGGCCGCATCGAGATGCTGGAGAAGGTTCGTACGGCGTCCAGGGCGATCGCCCGCCTGGAGGAGATCGTCGCCGAGCGGGCGGGGAGCGCGCCGGTCGACATCGCGGTCCATCACCTTGCCGCGCCCGAGCGGGCCTCGGCGCTCGCGGACCGGCTGCGGAGCCGGGTGCCCGGACTGGCCGACCTGCATGTGAGCGAGGTCGGAGCGGTGATCGGGGCGCACACGGGGCCCGGACTGCTGGGGGTCGTCGTCTCACCTCGGTGA